From one Peptoniphilaceae bacterium AMB_02 genomic stretch:
- the fsa gene encoding fructose-6-phosphate aldolase has protein sequence MKFFIDTANIDEIKEVASWGILDGVTTNPSLIAKEGRVFEEVIKEISSIVDGPISAEVISVEAEGMLEEARELAKIHENIVIKLPMTKEGLKACSVLTSEGIKTNVTLIFSTNQALLAAKAGATYVSPFLGRVDDIGTDGMELVAQIAEIFYNYGIETEIIAASVRHPLHVTQIAETGADIATIPYKVFEQMLKHPLTDIGIERFLKDWEGVK, from the coding sequence ATGAAATTTTTTATTGATACTGCAAATATAGATGAAATTAAAGAAGTTGCTTCATGGGGTATTTTGGATGGAGTAACTACAAACCCTTCACTTATTGCTAAGGAAGGCAGAGTATTCGAGGAAGTAATTAAAGAGATTTCGAGTATAGTGGATGGACCTATCTCTGCGGAAGTTATTTCTGTAGAAGCGGAAGGTATGCTTGAAGAAGCTAGAGAACTTGCCAAGATACACGAGAATATTGTTATCAAGCTTCCAATGACTAAAGAGGGATTGAAAGCGTGCAGCGTGCTTACATCAGAAGGTATAAAGACAAATGTTACTCTTATCTTCTCTACCAATCAAGCACTTCTTGCAGCAAAAGCCGGTGCTACTTATGTAAGTCCTTTCCTAGGCAGAGTAGATGATATCGGTACTGATGGAATGGAATTGGTAGCGCAAATAGCCGAGATTTTCTATAATTACGGAATTGAAACTGAGATTATAGCAGCATCAGTAAGACATCCTCTTCATGTAACGCAAATTGCAGAAACAGGTGCTGATATAGCGACAATACCTTACAAGGTATTTGAACAAATGCTTAAGCATCCGCTTACTGATATCGGAATTGAAAGATTCCTTAAAGATTGGGAAGGCGTAAAGTAG
- a CDS encoding CTP synthase produces MNTKYIFVTGGVVSSLGKGITAASLGRLLKNRGLKVLLQKFDPYLNVDPGNMSPLQHGEVFVTDDGAETDLDIGHYERYVDVSLNKHSDITTGMVYRAVLNKERDGYFEGRTVQVIPHITNEIKDRVQKVASEQEVDVVITEIGGTVGDIEGLPFLEAIRQIKKDIGRENVMYIHVTLLPYLTKSEEIKTKPTQHSVKELRSVGIQPDLLIIRTEHEIDQASKEKIALFCDLEPEEVIENSDADSIYEIPLMLEKQGLSDLVVEHLNLDAKPVDLTEWKELVDRIKNIEDEINITMVVKYIDLKDAYISFVEALNHSGIANDVNINFNWIDAEKINVDNYEEELKDSHAIIIPAGFGDRGLKGMILSSKYAREHGVPFLGISMGMHAAILDLMINVAGLETVKGDSISSGDDDVIHAPREDGDKDDRRLGLLPCKTVEGSKARSIYNNELIYERHRNKYEFNLRYLDKLINTGAIASGVSPDEKYMEIFELVDHPWFMGAQFHPEFLSRPNRPHPLITSLVESAKDFRDK; encoded by the coding sequence TTGAATACAAAGTATATATTTGTTACCGGTGGCGTTGTATCGTCCTTAGGAAAGGGAATTACAGCCGCTTCACTTGGAAGATTGCTGAAAAATCGTGGATTAAAAGTACTGTTGCAAAAGTTTGACCCATATCTAAATGTTGATCCGGGAAACATGAGCCCACTTCAACATGGTGAAGTTTTCGTTACTGATGATGGAGCAGAAACCGACCTTGATATCGGTCATTATGAGAGATATGTTGATGTAAGCTTAAATAAACATTCCGATATTACAACCGGAATGGTGTATAGAGCTGTTTTGAATAAGGAGAGGGACGGGTATTTTGAAGGAAGAACCGTTCAAGTTATACCACATATTACCAATGAAATAAAAGATAGGGTACAAAAAGTTGCGAGCGAACAGGAAGTAGATGTCGTAATTACCGAAATTGGTGGAACTGTCGGAGATATTGAAGGACTTCCTTTCTTGGAAGCTATCAGACAGATTAAAAAGGATATCGGAAGAGAAAATGTTATGTATATTCACGTAACACTACTACCTTATCTAACAAAATCTGAAGAGATTAAAACAAAGCCGACTCAGCACAGCGTTAAGGAACTAAGAAGTGTCGGTATTCAGCCGGATCTTTTAATTATAAGAACCGAGCATGAAATAGATCAGGCTTCAAAAGAAAAGATTGCTCTTTTCTGCGACCTTGAACCGGAAGAAGTCATTGAAAACAGTGATGCAGATTCCATATATGAGATTCCACTAATGCTTGAGAAGCAAGGCTTATCAGATCTTGTAGTAGAGCATTTGAATTTGGATGCCAAACCTGTTGATTTGACTGAGTGGAAGGAACTTGTCGATAGAATTAAGAATATTGAAGATGAAATCAATATAACTATGGTAGTTAAATACATCGATCTTAAAGATGCGTATATATCTTTTGTCGAAGCACTTAATCATTCCGGTATTGCCAATGATGTCAATATTAACTTCAACTGGATTGATGCTGAAAAGATAAATGTTGATAATTATGAAGAAGAGTTAAAAGACAGTCATGCTATCATTATCCCTGCTGGTTTTGGAGACAGAGGTCTTAAGGGAATGATTCTTTCTTCTAAATATGCCAGAGAACACGGAGTCCCATTCTTGGGAATAAGCATGGGAATGCATGCTGCAATACTTGATTTAATGATTAATGTTGCAGGGCTTGAGACTGTGAAAGGCGATAGCATCTCTTCAGGAGATGACGATGTTATTCATGCACCTAGAGAAGATGGCGATAAAGACGATAGAAGATTGGGACTTCTTCCATGCAAGACTGTAGAAGGAAGTAAAGCTAGAAGCATATATAATAATGAGTTAATATATGAAAGACACAGAAACAAGTATGAGTTCAATCTAAGGTATTTAGATAAATTAATAAATACCGGAGCAATTGCATCGGGAGTTTCGCCTGATGAAAAGTATATGGAAATCTTTGAACTTGTGGATCATCCTTGGTTTATGGGTGCACAATTCCATCCGGAATTTTTATCCAGACCAAATAGACCACACCCGCTTATCACAAGCTTGGTAGAGAGTGCTAAAGATTTCAGAGATAAATAA
- the fba gene encoding class II fructose-1,6-bisphosphate aldolase yields MLVSAEKMLKDALKGKYAIGHFNINNLEWTKAVLETAEEMKSPVILGVSEGAGKYMGGFKTVVGMVKGMVEELNITVPVAIHLDHGSYDGAKKAIEAGFTSVMFDGSHYPIDENVEKTKEIVELAHSKGISVEAEVGAIGGEEDGVVGSGEIADPMECKRISELGIDFLAAGIGNIHGQYPENWKGLDFDALAKIQEQIGDMPLVLHGGTGISEEMIKESISLGVSKINVNTECQLAFAAATREYIEAGKDREGKGFDPRKLLAPGTAAIKEVVKEKMEIFGSINKA; encoded by the coding sequence ATGTTAGTATCAGCTGAAAAAATGTTAAAGGACGCATTAAAAGGCAAGTATGCAATTGGACATTTCAACATTAATAACCTGGAGTGGACCAAAGCGGTTCTTGAGACTGCAGAAGAGATGAAATCCCCTGTTATCCTAGGTGTTTCAGAAGGCGCCGGAAAGTACATGGGTGGATTCAAAACAGTTGTCGGCATGGTTAAAGGAATGGTTGAAGAATTAAATATTACTGTACCGGTTGCAATCCATCTTGATCACGGTTCTTACGATGGAGCTAAAAAAGCAATCGAAGCCGGATTTACTTCAGTAATGTTTGACGGATCTCATTATCCAATAGATGAGAATGTTGAAAAAACCAAGGAAATTGTCGAGTTGGCACATTCTAAAGGAATCTCCGTTGAAGCAGAGGTAGGCGCAATCGGTGGAGAGGAAGATGGTGTTGTAGGATCCGGTGAAATTGCAGATCCAATGGAATGTAAGAGAATTTCCGAACTGGGCATAGATTTTCTAGCGGCAGGTATTGGAAATATTCACGGTCAATACCCGGAAAACTGGAAGGGATTGGACTTCGATGCACTTGCAAAAATTCAAGAGCAAATCGGAGATATGCCATTAGTACTACATGGTGGAACCGGTATTTCTGAAGAGATGATTAAGGAATCTATCTCACTTGGAGTATCCAAGATAAATGTAAATACTGAATGTCAATTGGCATTTGCGGCTGCTACCAGAGAGTATATTGAAGCAGGTAAAGATAGAGAAGGTAAGGGGTTTGACCCTAGAAAACTACTTGCACCGGGAACTGCTGCAATCAAAGAAGTAGTAAAAGAAAAAATGGAGATCTTCGGATCTATAAATAAAGCATAG
- a CDS encoding ABC transporter permease: MTGINLGLLSTLLIIQTPILFAALSANVASRSGYFNVGIEGLMTISAFFAVVFSHFFQNAILAFILTMVLGLVQGLILYFIDNKLKVNSILAGIAYNLIAMGLTSILLNLLGDRGISTSLQTIPFARHSVSIMGKEIYYNISSILGILSIFIIYIFNEKTVLGIRIFSVGKSVEFSKISGLNINKYRLISLLISSVLASMAGASLTLGYLPWFSRDMVAGRGFIGLAIDVMSSGSALLSGFFSVVLSFMFTLSNHQSLFNLKPELLELIPYMSVFIIIILRIQLVRIKKRKYEKNKGII; this comes from the coding sequence ATGACCGGGATAAATCTTGGGCTTTTAAGTACATTATTAATCATTCAAACTCCGATTTTATTTGCAGCACTTTCTGCAAATGTCGCATCCAGGTCGGGCTATTTCAATGTCGGAATCGAAGGGCTTATGACTATTTCAGCTTTTTTTGCAGTAGTATTCAGCCACTTTTTTCAAAATGCAATTCTGGCTTTCATCCTAACTATGGTACTGGGTTTAGTTCAAGGTCTTATTTTGTATTTTATAGACAATAAACTGAAGGTTAATTCCATTTTGGCAGGGATTGCTTATAATCTCATAGCCATGGGACTTACTTCGATATTATTGAATTTGCTCGGTGACAGAGGGATCTCAACTTCTCTTCAGACTATACCCTTCGCAAGACATTCAGTAAGTATAATGGGGAAGGAAATCTACTATAATATATCATCAATTTTAGGGATATTATCCATTTTCATAATCTACATTTTCAACGAAAAGACCGTCTTGGGAATTAGGATTTTTTCGGTTGGTAAAAGCGTGGAATTTTCAAAAATCAGCGGTTTAAACATAAATAAGTATAGGCTAATTTCATTGCTAATATCTTCTGTCTTGGCTTCTATGGCAGGGGCATCACTAACGCTTGGATATCTGCCATGGTTTTCGAGGGACATGGTGGCCGGAAGAGGATTTATCGGACTTGCAATTGATGTTATGAGCAGCGGTTCGGCTCTATTGTCAGGATTTTTTTCGGTGGTTCTGTCTTTTATGTTCACATTATCGAATCATCAATCTCTCTTTAATTTAAAACCCGAACTTTTAGAGTTAATTCCCTATATGTCTGTGTTTATAATTATTATTTTAAGGATTCAATTGGTCAGAATAAAAAAGAGAAAATACGAAAAAAATAAAGGTATAATATGA